Proteins encoded by one window of Mustela erminea isolate mMusErm1 chromosome 7, mMusErm1.Pri, whole genome shotgun sequence:
- the LYG1 gene encoding lysozyme g-like protein 1 → MSVLWLLLGLLALTDLSESSNWGCYGNIRNFETPGASCGIGKRHGLNYCGVRASERLAEIDMPYLLRYQPVIRTAGQKYCVDPAVIAGVLSRESHGGNVMVNVGNMGNDIGAVQDPGLYAPTSWISESRVSQITEVLTVRIKEIQRRFPTWNSDQYLRGGLCAYAGAPEYIRSSQDLSCDFCNDVLARAKYFKRHGF, encoded by the exons ATGTCTGTGCTGTGGCTACTTCTGGGTCTTCTTGCCCTTACTG ATTTATCTGAAAGCAGCAACTGGGGATGCTATGGAAATATCCGAAACTTTGAGACCCCTGGGGCTTCTTGCGGGATTGGAAAGCGTCATGGCCTGAACTACTGTG GAGTTCGTGCTTCTGAAAGGCTGGCTGAAATAGACATGCCATACCTCTTGAGATACCAGCCTGTGATTCGTACTGCTGGCCAAAAGTACTGTGTGGATCCTGCAGTGATTGCTGGTGTCTTGTCCAGGGAGTCTCATGGCGGCAACGTTATGGTCAATGTGGGCAACATGGGCAATGACATCGGGGCTGTGCAG GACCCTGGTCTTTATGCTCCAACATCCTGGATCAGCGAGTCCCGGGTTTCTCAGATAACCGAGGTCTTAACTGTTAGGATCAAAGAAATCCAGAGGAGGTTTCCAACCTGGAACTCTGATCAGTATCTAAGAG GTGGACTCTGTGCTTATGCTGGAGCTCCTGAGTACATCAGAAGCAGCCAGGACCTGAGCTGTGATTTCTGCAATGATGTCCTTGCCCGAGCCAAATACTTCAAGAGACATGGCTTCTAA